The genomic segment TTACTACGTCATAGAAAAGAAAATCCGAGCTTCTGGTTTGAACTGCTTCTCTCTGTGTGTAAAAGTCTGACTCTAGTCTAACGTGACAAAGACCCCAAACAAAATGTAAAGATGGAATTTTTTGTAAATCTCTTTCTTTTAAGACACTTTGTTATCTTTCGGGAACTTCTCTCTCCCGCTGTTTGTGGGAGGTTAGAAAGGacttttaaagcctttaaaaagtCATTTGATTCATATGCTGCATGTTAAATACtgaataacatttaaaatgtgctcAGGCTGCTGCTTACACGAATCTCCAGGGGGACAGAGACCTTTCTCGCTGCTCCTCTGGCAGCGGCGTCTTGTAAAGATCCAGGGGACAAGAGTAAGATGAGCTGTGAGCCGTTGTCCGTGGAGCCTCTGTGGGCTGCAGGTAGTGCGTCCTCAGCTTCCTGTGCGCCGCTGCCTGTAGCTCCTTGTCGTTATAGCAGCGGAACATCTTGGACGACCACATGGGCACGATGAACAGTACGAAGATGAGAACCTGGGGAGACGCAGACAAACCatgtcatttcatttcattcatacagctgtttaaaaaaaggcagtagTCTGGAGGTGGAAACAGGGAAAGCAGTGGTGGAGGTAGCAGAGGCAGATGTCCCGCATTGGACTCACCTTTTTTAAATCCATCCTCCGACTCTGTCAAACTCTGTCTGACTCTTTCCAAGGTTAGCCGGTCGGAGTTTATATGGCATCCAGTCATTCATCTCTTATTTATGGATACAAAAGATGGGGGCGTGGGaggggaaggggggggggggggggggtgctttTACTTCCTTGTTTCCGGCAGTGAAGCAGCTGTAACGCCGGCAGTAGGTAAGGACTACTGTCATAGAGAACACAGACCTGaaatttcttctctctctcgctctctctctctctctctctctctctctctctctcacacacacacacacacacacacacacacacacacacacacacacacagtgacaacTGAGTCACCTGTGTGGTgcctgtttttacaccttttatttaatgttataaCAGTAAACATCAGAGAAACACAAACTAATCTTTCGAGCAGGGGTATCCTACTATCAGATTACTGtcgaaaaaaaatacatgttataaatatttatagAAGATCTTGGTGAAAAATATCAGTAAACATGTTGTCACTCAAATGCatctataaatatatttatacgTGCGCAGGGAGAGAGACTGTAACCGGAACTgtacaaagaaaaatcatcCCAGTTCCTGTGATGGTTGGGTGTAGTTAGGTTTTAAAGACATCGCAAATTACTCAGAAGAGTTATTcacttaaacatttttaatttcagaaATTCACGTCCACACACAAGGGGGCACTACAGGGATTAAACAAGTGGGTCAATCCTACATTCCCGTGGGTTTATCCACACCAACTCACGTGGCGATAAGTTCTAACTTTTTCCTTTGAGGTAAATGTGACTTTATAAAATCTCAAAGCTACAGCAGACATTTGTGTGATTCCCCTAAAGCTTAACCAGTAGCTTAATTTTTACATTGGACTGAAACGTGGTTTTACTGTAACAAAGTCTAAATGATAATTTACAGCTAAATTGTTCCTAAAGCTTTacaatgataaaataaatactCCTACCGTAATGAAGAATCTTTATTTTTCTCCAATTATTagcaaaaataagagaaaagaaataaatgaaaaaagttGACTCTTGCTATAGCTTTTAAGATAAAAACCCTAAACATACACTGATGATCCAAAGTGCTGTAGTGGGGTGTTAGGCTACCATGCTCTGCCAGAGTAGCTTCTAGTACTGATTCCAAGTCTGACTCTACTGAAGGGATGAACACTATTGTTTCAAAAGACATTTCCTCCTGTGGGttttttgatgatgatgctggagAGGACTTTCTAATTTGTCATAGCTGGGCAGAGATCTGGTTGTTGTCATCACCTTTTGTATGCTATGGATGTGTGTAGTATCATTGTGGAAGAGACCACTTGCATCAGGACATACAGATGAGGAAAAACCTGTTAGCTTGCAAAAagtcttttaatttaatttaatttaatttgtttgtttttaacagagcAAAGGATTTTCAACACAGAATTTCTAAACACAGCAGTTTTCTTTAGAAAGCATAAATTACTCAGtttcatacttttattaagCACAAACCACTGCTGTGCAGTGAAGTTCTTTAACTTTGTAACCTCCAAAGCTTCTAAAATCAAGAGAACACGCTTTGCTGTCACCCTTCTTGACAAGGGGAACCACCCCAGTCTACCAATCCACAGACCCTGTCCCTGACTGTTGCAGTCAGTGTTGCAGAGGTGCGTCAGCCATGACAGCCCCACAGCATCTAGAGCCGGATGAATCTCATCCATCCCAGGAGCCCTGCCACCGTggagttgtttaactgtgaCCTCACCTCCATTGATGGAAAAATCATTCCTGTCACTGCCTGATATAGTCGGGCGAGTGGTAGAAGGAATAATATCTGGAATAACAGCATAGTCCCACCCCCAATATACACAGTGTAGGGAGGAAGCTGCTTTCCTCTCCTGAATTGTCTAAAGGCTTACCAGAATCACTTCAAGCCCTGCTCAATTGCTTCACCATATTTGTCCCATTCTGCTTGGCCTGCCAGTAGCTTCCAGCTGCCTCTAGAGTCCCACAAACTAGCCATGCTTGATAGAACTCCTCCTGAAGCTTTGCAGCTCCTTTCACCTCCATTTGGTTTGGGG from the Oreochromis niloticus isolate F11D_XX linkage group LG7, O_niloticus_UMD_NMBU, whole genome shotgun sequence genome contains:
- the il17c gene encoding interleukin-17C isoform X1, whose product is MDLKKVLIFVLFIVPMWSSKMFRCYNDKELQAAAHRKLRTHYLQPTEAPRTTAHSSSYSCPLDLYKTPLPEEQRERSLSPWRFVTHMKEDHFPSTYVAAQCLCSGCIQLKNGKGIEDYDYNSVPIVQNRVFLKKELCDDKKTYRLRPVNVEVAVGCTCVRPQSS